A stretch of Halomonas elongata DSM 2581 DNA encodes these proteins:
- a CDS encoding NAD-dependent protein deacetylase: MAHEEIEALAAFMTRTPGLAVLTGAGVSTASGIPDYRDDEGDWKRSPPMQHQVFMDSHAARQRYWARALVGFRALHEARPNPAHRALAELEARGLVTGVITQNVDGLHRRAGSRRVIDLHGRADVVRCMACGARRMRHDLHDELGELNPDWLELGASVGPDGDADLERDFSDFRVPSCQRCGDGIWKPDVVFFGDSVPRDTVTEAFSLLDECRGLLVVGSSLMVYSGYRFARRAARDNKPMACLNLGRTRADDLFDLKVTASAETGLTALAEALEEMAPRPADQA, from the coding sequence ATGGCGCACGAGGAAATCGAGGCACTGGCGGCGTTCATGACGCGCACGCCGGGACTGGCGGTACTGACCGGTGCCGGCGTCAGCACGGCCAGTGGCATCCCCGACTACCGCGACGATGAAGGTGACTGGAAGCGTTCGCCGCCCATGCAGCATCAGGTATTCATGGACAGCCATGCCGCCCGCCAGCGTTACTGGGCGCGGGCTCTGGTCGGTTTTCGCGCCCTGCACGAGGCGCGGCCCAACCCGGCGCACCGGGCCCTGGCCGAACTCGAGGCGAGGGGACTCGTGACGGGCGTGATCACCCAGAATGTCGACGGCCTGCACCGGCGAGCCGGTTCCCGGCGAGTGATCGACCTGCATGGCCGGGCCGATGTGGTGCGTTGCATGGCGTGCGGCGCGCGTCGCATGCGTCACGACCTGCATGACGAGTTGGGTGAACTCAATCCCGATTGGCTCGAACTGGGCGCCAGTGTCGGCCCGGACGGGGACGCCGACCTGGAGCGCGATTTCTCCGACTTTCGCGTTCCCTCATGCCAGCGATGCGGCGACGGGATCTGGAAACCGGACGTGGTGTTCTTCGGCGACAGCGTGCCCCGGGACACCGTGACCGAGGCTTTCTCCCTGCTGGACGAATGCCGGGGCCTGCTGGTGGTGGGATCCTCGCTGATGGTCTATTCCGGGTATCGCTTCGCCCGGCGGGCGGCCCGCGACAACAAGCCGATGGCCTGTCTCAACCTGGGCCGCACCCGGGCCGACGACCTGTTCGACCTCAAGGTGACCGCCAGCGCCGAAACTGGGCTGACGGCGCTGGCCGAGGCGTTGGAGGAAATGGCGCCGCGTCCAGCCGATCAGGCCTGA
- a CDS encoding translation initiation factor Sui1, with the protein MASLQDQLHGLVYSTEHGDTCPECRQPLDDCRCAEAAEEERLATLDGIVRLRRETKGRKGKGVTLVEGVPLKTEELKALAKALKKRCGTGGALKDGVIEIQGDQREVLKGELEKQGFKVKLAGG; encoded by the coding sequence ATGGCATCCCTTCAGGACCAGCTACACGGTCTGGTGTATTCCACCGAACACGGCGATACCTGCCCCGAATGCCGACAGCCGCTGGACGATTGCCGCTGCGCCGAGGCGGCCGAGGAAGAACGCCTGGCGACGCTGGACGGCATCGTGCGTCTGCGCCGCGAGACCAAGGGCCGCAAGGGCAAGGGCGTGACCCTGGTCGAAGGCGTACCGCTCAAGACCGAGGAACTCAAGGCGCTGGCCAAGGCGCTGAAGAAACGCTGCGGCACCGGCGGCGCGCTCAAGGATGGCGTGATCGAGATCCAGGGCGACCAGCGCGAGGTGCTCAAGGGGGAGCTGGAGAAGCAGGGGTTCAAGGTCAAGCTGGCCGGCGGCTAG
- a CDS encoding alpha-hydroxy acid oxidase, whose protein sequence is MKRRPYAGTDYRRALNIADLERIARRRLPHFVYEYLQGGADDERTLRHNRDAFDNYLFEPRTLTRVGPRDLSTTLQGRPHALPLVIGPTGYNGMLTRHGDIKLATAASRKGIPFVLSNVATTSLEDIAALEGLDAWMQIYFYRDRDYVRKLVERCRSAGYSTLVVTTDSAIYGNREWDLRNFRKPMQPTLRNLFHLVSRPRWIADVLVPDGMPTFKNLGDLLPPGKQSVQGASAIIGQQLDPTLNWDDIAWLRDLWPGRLIVKGILAPAEAERAAEIGVDGVVLSNHGGRQLDHALSPMDVLPEARSRAGKRCQLFIDSGFRRGTDVVKALALGADAVWLGRATLYGLAAGGQAGVEHALDILHREIDRTVGLLGVDRIDDLDASVLARHRGR, encoded by the coding sequence GTGAAACGCCGTCCCTATGCCGGTACCGACTACCGTCGAGCCCTCAACATCGCCGACCTGGAGCGGATAGCCCGGCGCCGGCTCCCGCACTTCGTGTATGAATACCTGCAGGGCGGCGCCGACGACGAACGCACGTTGCGGCACAATCGCGACGCCTTCGATAACTACCTGTTCGAGCCCAGAACATTGACCCGGGTCGGTCCCCGGGACCTTTCCACCACCCTGCAGGGCAGGCCCCATGCCTTGCCCCTGGTGATCGGCCCGACCGGCTACAACGGCATGCTGACCCGACATGGCGACATCAAGCTGGCCACGGCCGCCTCACGGAAAGGTATTCCCTTCGTGCTGAGCAATGTCGCCACGACCTCGCTGGAAGATATCGCCGCCCTCGAGGGGCTCGATGCCTGGATGCAGATCTACTTCTACCGCGATCGCGACTACGTCCGAAAACTGGTCGAACGCTGCCGCAGCGCCGGTTACAGCACCCTCGTGGTCACCACCGACAGCGCCATCTACGGCAACCGGGAGTGGGATCTGCGCAACTTCCGCAAGCCCATGCAGCCGACCCTGCGCAATCTCTTCCATCTCGTGTCGCGCCCGCGCTGGATCGCCGACGTGCTGGTCCCAGACGGCATGCCGACCTTCAAGAACCTGGGCGACCTTCTGCCGCCCGGCAAGCAATCCGTTCAGGGCGCATCGGCCATCATCGGCCAGCAGCTGGACCCGACGCTCAACTGGGACGACATCGCCTGGCTGCGCGACCTCTGGCCGGGCCGGTTGATCGTCAAGGGCATCCTGGCGCCCGCCGAAGCCGAGCGGGCCGCCGAGATCGGCGTCGACGGCGTGGTGCTCTCCAACCATGGCGGGCGACAGCTCGACCACGCCCTCTCCCCGATGGATGTGCTGCCCGAAGCCAGGAGCCGGGCGGGCAAGCGCTGCCAGCTCTTCATCGACAGCGGCTTTCGGCGGGGCACGGACGTCGTCAAGGCACTGGCGCTGGGCGCCGATGCCGTCTGGCTGGGGCGCGCCACCCTGTACGGGCTGGCGGCCGGCGGGCAAGCGGGCGTCGAGCACGCCCTGGACATCCTGCATCGGGAAATCGACCGCACGGTCGGCCTGCTGGGCGTGGACCGCATCGACGACCTCGACGCCAGCGTTCTGGCACGACACCGCGGCCGTTGA